The DNA region GGGTTTTAAAATTGAGTGAAAGTAAAGATTCTATGGTTGTTGCTGACTTTAAGAAGTTGAGTTTTTATGAGATTCTTGAGGTTATGGAAGAGATTAGTGATTTTCTTCCAATTGAGATACAATCTGATGTTACTCCAACTATTTtggaagggaagagtttgttgTTGACTTTACCATCTTAGCCTGATAAGACCTTGGCCTACTTGTTGGGTTTAAGTGACATTCTTGTTGGAGTTGTGTATCTTATCAAATCTTACATGtttaaatatttaaatatcaaCAGCAAGTATGCAGAAAAATCACAAATGATTTTAGTACAGAAAAATTAAAACACATAACGGTAAGAAGAAATTTTACACAATATTATATTCAGTCTTTTCACTTTTCTCGGAATTGATAGGGACAAATGAAACTCCAAATTATGAGGAAGTGATTCATCAGTGACAATTCATGCAAGTATATAGTTTGAATATAAATGAGAACAGAAGACGAATCTTGATTAGAACAATATTAGTCAAAATATATTTAGATATGGGACGAATTCCGAATTACCGGCACCCCTAACCTGGAAAAACAGATGGTTAAGACTTAAGAACAAAAAGCTGAGAGCAGAAGAAACATGTGTGGAGTTGTTATACCATTTGTATACATAATCAAACACTTTTATGTAACACCTGATTTTATACAAGTCACATAAAATCAGGGTGGATATCATCTTCTACTCTTTGCTCACAAGTTATAGCCTCTAAGATATCGTTGTTGTTCGATGAACCTGAAGTGTCCTTGAAGTTAAAGCCTCTCTTGCATCCAAGTTCTAAGTTGGCGTTGCCCTCGGTTAAGTAGTCATTCCATTTGGAGGCTGaactgttgattgtttgtttgCATTTCTGAGTCCTCTGATTAGCTGTTGTCACTTTATTGTTTCTCTCTGAATTGCTTTCAGTCAATGATGTGATTCTTTGCTGATCTTTTACTGGCTCCCCTGCGTCTGTGTGAATCGAGATACTGTTAATGCAAATCAACTCATATATAAAGCAAGGTCTTATTTCTCAGTATATATGCAGTTTACATAAATCACAAAGCTACATGTAGTTTTTATAAGAAAAAACATGCAAAGATGAAATTTGATGATGTCCAAGAATGTAAGAAACAAGATCAAGTTTCTGAGGCTAGAAAGAAGTTCAAAAATAAAAACTTAAACTTTTAAGGATCATAAATTTGTTCTTTAAATACAATATGTTTAACAAAGTTTCTCAATTAGATATTTTGATACAATCCTCAGATATTTTGAAACAAGTTTGAGTTGTTTAAAAGGTTTAAGGTAGAAGAATATGATAGAAACTTGTACCAAATAGAGTTTAATTGAACAATACAAAGGCTTTATTGATAATAATTCTGGGAATTGGTTAGAACCAGAATGTTACACACATGCATGATACAGTAGTTACAGGCAAAACAAAAACAGAGTTCATCTCCAACTATTGGAGAGCTTGGTCTCTCCCATCCAATAACCACTCAATAACTTCTAGATAACCAACTTTCCCTTATCTTTGCCTATTTATTCTTAACATTGACACACACACAACCAGTAAAACATGACTGACACAAATTAACACAATTTCCCCTAGTAACATAATAACTACACTAATAACATAATAACTTCAAAGGTTTAACAGAATACTCAACTATGCCCCTTCCATACTCAATTATTCAGCTTTAATCAATAGTTGATTATAGCGAGCTACTCAGTCAATAGTCATGTTAAAACTGTCTGTTGACAGTTGCCATTTACTTTTGAGCTTTTGGGGCATATTTACTTGTTTCCGTATTGCTTGGGACAAAAGAAACTCCAAATTGCATGGAAGTGGGTGATCATATGAGTATTTTAGCTAATAGATTTGTGCCATTTGTTTGCTCTGCCACTCAGTCAAATGTTTTGTTGTCTGCGGTTTCAAATAATAGCCTAATTGCTCAACTATAAGTCTATAATATCATCAAAAGTATATGGTAATTTGATTTCAACTTTTCCCTGAAAGTAGGTCAAATTGCATAACAAATTAACAAGGCAGTGATTTTACTCTCATTTTGTCTCTCTCTTCAACTAACTCCAATCAGTTAAATCTGTTGTTTTCTATTTTTAGCATCATTAAAACAAATTGAATAATTTGTATTAATGATTACCACCTCACAAACATAAGCAACGAAGAAATATTTACCTTGAGAATTTTGGAACAGTGGACTTTCAAAACGTCTGCCTTTTTTGGAAGTTGAATTATCCACCAATTTGCGTTTCTTGAACATGTCCTTCGGCAACTCAGTCACTACCAATGGCTCAAAATCATCTTCTGTTCAATTCAATGCATCCAAAATACATCAAACTCAGCACACCTAACCAAAACCAAGTCAACTTCTACAACTGTGAAAATGAACTAATTCTGCTATATGCTACAAAATCAGAGTGTTATCTTTTTCATACAAGATTATAATTACTATTACTAAACTAAAGTCTAGGACCATTCTATATCCATTTATTTTGTAACAGTCCATTTGTATGCCGAAATTTAGTGATGGTTATTTCATACACTACATGTTTTATGCACAACAATTTGCTCCGGTCAAATAATAACTCAATCACTTTATTTCATAAATCAGAACAGTTTGATTAAATCAGCTGATTGACATTCCAAACACAAACTTAAAATACAAGCCTTCTGATCATTGTCCAAAAGCTTTGCTTACTATATTATGTTTAGAGTTTAGCAAATCAAGGTCCTATATGCTGTTTCAATTCTAAAGTATATTGTATAACCAATCCTAGGATTAAACTATCATGTTCTTATTCAACTAGCACGGCACGATAGCTAATACTTAATCAATCTAATATTGTCTAAAGTATATTGTATAATCAACCCTAGATTAAACTATCATGTTCTTATTCAACTAGCACGACACGATAGCTAATACTTAATCAATCTACAATTGTCCAGATAATACACTATATAATTATCTTATAACAATTGACATGTAGCTATGTTGCGTCGACACTACATATTGAAAGTGTGTATGTGTCCGACTTTGACACATGTCAATGTTTGACAATGACACGACACTAATACATATGATCGTATTCAATCACTTTAATTTTAGCAAATTATTATCAATGTCTACATGTTAATGTCTGTGTCGTGTTAGGGTTTGTCATGT from Lathyrus oleraceus cultivar Zhongwan6 chromosome 1, CAAS_Psat_ZW6_1.0, whole genome shotgun sequence includes:
- the LOC127127937 gene encoding uncharacterized protein LOC127127937 isoform X1, with translation MSSSSSTLFVALQCFQCSTMQVKQKKKCSHKWNCAVCNEKQSVRKVFAQGYKAKDVRTFVQTFNMSRKSLEDDQQRLLAGTLTPTPEHAGGESEFPNDLNSNKKCTDWTVYLDNDDHHAEQEQHEDDFEPLVVTELPKDMFKKRKLVDNSTSKKGRRFESPLFQNSQDAGEPVKDQQRITSLTESNSERNNKVTTANQRTQKCKQTINSSASKWNDYLTEGNANLELGCKRGFNFKDTSGSSNNNDILEAITCEQRVEDDIHPDFM
- the LOC127127937 gene encoding uncharacterized protein LOC127127937 isoform X2, which produces MSSSSSTLFVALQCFQCSTMQKCSHKWNCAVCNEKQSVRKVFAQGYKAKDVRTFVQTFNMSRKSLEDDQQRLLAGTLTPTPEHAGGESEFPNDLNSNKKCTDWTVYLDNDDHHAEQEQHEDDFEPLVVTELPKDMFKKRKLVDNSTSKKGRRFESPLFQNSQDAGEPVKDQQRITSLTESNSERNNKVTTANQRTQKCKQTINSSASKWNDYLTEGNANLELGCKRGFNFKDTSGSSNNNDILEAITCEQRVEDDIHPDFM